Proteins encoded in a region of the Mucilaginibacter sabulilitoris genome:
- a CDS encoding bifunctional 4-hydroxy-2-oxoglutarate aldolase/2-dehydro-3-deoxy-phosphogluconate aldolase yields the protein MNNEFSMELFEASPIIGIMRNLPAEHTAIIAQNYFEAGLTNMEITMNSAGATENISMLAKTYAGKLNIGAGTVCSMHDLEKALNANAQFIVTPILNKQVIKTCVSENIPVFPGAYTPSEIYKAWHWGATMVKVFPATDLGPGYIKEVLAPLNKIKLLPTGGIGLNNFKAYLSAGAKGVGVGSSLFPADIIKNNDWAALKSLFVLFKETYINYIKTQK from the coding sequence ATGAACAACGAATTTTCAATGGAGCTGTTCGAGGCTTCACCCATTATTGGCATCATGCGGAATTTACCCGCAGAACATACCGCTATTATTGCCCAGAATTATTTCGAGGCCGGCTTAACCAATATGGAGATAACCATGAATTCGGCAGGTGCCACAGAAAACATCAGTATGCTTGCAAAAACTTATGCAGGCAAGTTAAATATCGGTGCCGGTACTGTTTGCAGCATGCACGACCTGGAAAAAGCCTTAAATGCCAATGCCCAGTTTATTGTTACGCCGATACTAAATAAACAGGTAATTAAAACCTGTGTGAGTGAAAATATACCTGTTTTTCCCGGAGCCTATACCCCGTCAGAAATATATAAGGCTTGGCATTGGGGAGCAACTATGGTTAAAGTATTTCCTGCAACCGACTTAGGTCCCGGATATATTAAAGAAGTATTAGCGCCTTTAAATAAAATTAAACTTTTGCCCACCGGGGGCATCGGGTTAAACAATTTTAAAGCTTATTTATCTGCCGGCGCCAAAGGTGTTGGTGTGGGCAGTAGCTTATTCCCGGCTGATATTATTAAAAATAATGACTGGGCCGCCCTCAAAAGCCTGTTTGTACTTTTTAAAGAAACCTATATAAACTATATTAAGACGCAAAAGTGA
- a CDS encoding 2-dehydro-3-deoxygalactonokinase: MNMLLSCDWGTSALRLNLIDAKSGQIMTGERSDSGIAKTFELWKATNITDENSRIAFYLDVLQQLISNIETRLSVSLNGVKLFISGMASSSIGFIELPYSQLPFALSGPGLQVKHLPAPEGFNHAISMISGVRSADDVMRGEETQLIGCVEAIESTAVNQVFILPGTHSKHIYVHQNNITGFKTYMTGDLFELLSQKSILHNSVEKENDIEAAEHALSFKQGVTDAAGGNLLHAIFKVRTNNLFNVYTKKQNFFYLSGLLIGTELKDLAVNSKDQFHLLCGAGLEKCYRMAFEQLNMAKQLKTYPPQWVDEAVVRAHHKIYNQIGN, translated from the coding sequence ATGAATATGTTATTGAGCTGCGATTGGGGTACAAGCGCTTTAAGATTAAACCTTATTGATGCCAAAAGCGGCCAAATAATGACCGGTGAAAGATCAGACAGTGGCATAGCCAAAACCTTTGAATTATGGAAGGCTACAAATATAACCGATGAAAACTCGCGCATTGCTTTTTATCTGGATGTTTTACAACAGCTTATCAGCAATATCGAAACCCGGCTAAGTGTATCGTTAAACGGTGTAAAGCTTTTTATTTCGGGAATGGCCTCCTCATCAATCGGTTTTATAGAATTACCATACAGCCAGTTGCCGTTTGCGTTGTCGGGTCCCGGTCTTCAGGTAAAACATCTGCCGGCTCCGGAAGGCTTTAACCATGCCATCAGCATGATATCGGGTGTGCGAAGCGCCGATGATGTGATGCGCGGGGAAGAAACTCAACTGATAGGATGTGTTGAGGCTATTGAAAGCACTGCCGTCAACCAGGTATTTATACTACCGGGTACTCATTCCAAACATATATATGTACATCAAAACAACATCACAGGTTTTAAAACCTATATGACGGGCGACCTTTTTGAGCTCTTATCGCAAAAAAGCATCCTTCATAATTCGGTGGAGAAAGAAAATGATATAGAAGCAGCGGAACATGCATTAAGCTTTAAACAAGGTGTAACTGATGCGGCTGGCGGCAATTTACTCCATGCCATTTTTAAAGTACGCACCAATAATTTGTTCAACGTTTATACCAAAAAGCAAAACTTCTTTTACCTGAGCGGCTTGTTAATAGGAACCGAGCTAAAGGACCTTGCGGTAAACAGCAAAGACCAGTTTCATTTATTATGCGGTGCAGGATTAGAAAAATGCTACCGCATGGCGTTTGAACAATTGAACATGGCAAAACAACTAAAAACCTATCCGCCCCAGTGGGTTGATGAAGCGGTAGTGAGGGCCCATCACAAAATTTACAATCAAATTGGCAATTAA